In the Maribacter sp. MJ134 genome, one interval contains:
- a CDS encoding DUF983 domain-containing protein, whose product MLKKGNKLYSILTGSCPKCQQESMYVHKNPYKPGHLFKMRERCGHCDTKYKIEPSFFYGAMYVSYGVGIAFAVAAFVIAKLFIGASLMNTFIAIVATLVVFMPVIIRLSRNIWINIFMKYDPTAVDATKA is encoded by the coding sequence ATGTTAAAAAAAGGAAACAAACTCTACAGTATTTTAACAGGAAGTTGTCCCAAATGCCAGCAAGAAAGTATGTATGTTCATAAAAACCCATACAAACCAGGACATCTCTTTAAAATGAGAGAACGATGCGGTCATTGCGATACTAAATACAAGATAGAGCCCTCTTTCTTTTATGGTGCTATGTACGTAAGTTATGGCGTAGGAATTGCTTTTGCCGTAGCAGCATTTGTAATTGCCAAATTATTTATAGGTGCATCGTTGATGAACACCTTTATTGCCATTGTAGCCACATTAGTTGTTTTCATGCCCGTAATCATTAGGCTATCGAGAAATATTTGGATCAATATATTTATGAAATATGACCCAACGGCCGTAGACGCTACTAAAGCGTAA